One stretch of Zootoca vivipara chromosome 8, rZooViv1.1, whole genome shotgun sequence DNA includes these proteins:
- the TRAF6 gene encoding TNF receptor-associated factor 6, producing the protein MSLLHSDSSFEASGQDSSCCAAMASSCSAGAKEKSINTSVSNGTGGTLSNSFMEEIQGYDVEFDPPLESKYECPICLMALREAVQTPCGHRFCKACIVKSIRDAGHKCPIDNEILLETQLFPDNFAKREILSLMVKCPNKGCHQKMELRHLEDHELHCGFAPEKCPQCHGIFQKNQIQDHIKQECPRRQTSCPNCAMWMPYEEKELHDQMCLLANVCCEYCNTVLIREQLPNHYDNDCPTAPVPCTYSPFGCPEKMQRNELARHMQEFTPVHMRMMAQTLLNITNFHGAIPYDPSPSCECSPEVQNFKETIQQLEGRLVRQDHQIRELIAKMETQNSQMGDLKRTIRNLEEKIAEMESQQCNGIFLWKIENFSVYLRAQEEERPVVIHSPGFYTGRPGYKLCLRLHIQSPNAQRCANYISLFVHTMQGHYDSHLPWPFQGTIRLSILDQSEGLSRHNHEEVMDTKPELLAFQRPMVDRNPKGFGYVTFMQLQTLKQKTYIKEDTILVRCEVITRLDLNSLRREGFQPRSTDGTA; encoded by the exons ATGAGTCTGCTACACAGTGACAGCAGCTTTGAAGCCAGTGGCCAGGATAGCAGCTGCTGTGCAGCTATGGCCAGCAGTTGCAGCGCTGGAGCCAAAGAAAAAAGCATCAACACCAGTGTCAGCAATGGCACTGGGGGGACACTTTCAAACTCTTTCATGGAAGAAATCCAGGGCTATGATGTGGAGTTTGACCCTCCGCTGGAAAGTAAATACGAATGCCCAATCTGTCTGATGGCTCTCCGGGAGGCGGTGCAGACACCATGCGGACACCGCTTCTGCAAAGCTTGCATTGTCAAATCCATAAG AGATGCTGGTCATAAATGTCCAATCGACAACGAAATTTTACTCGAAACTCAACTCTTTCCTGACAACTTTGCAAAACGGGAAATCCTATCGCTGATGGTGAAGTGTCCCAACAAGGGCTGTCATCAGAAGATGGAACTCAGGCATTTAGAG GACCATGAGCTGCATTGTGGCTTTGCTCCAGAGAAATGTCCCCAGTGCCATGGCATTTTCCAAAAGAATCAGATACAGGATCATATAAAGCAAGAATGCCCTCGACGACAAACCTCTTGTCCAAACTGTGCTATGTGGATGCCTTATGAAGAAAAAGAG CTTCATGACCAGATGTGCCTTTTAGCAAATGTCTGCTGTGAATACTGCAATACAGTGCTAATCAGAGAACAG CTTCCTAATCACTACGATAATGATTGCCCAACTGCTCCAGTACCGTGTACATACAGCCCCTTTGGATGTCCAGAAAAA ATGCAGAGAAATGAGTTGGCACGGCATATGCAGGAGTTCACCCCAGTCCATATGAGAATGATGGCTCAGACTCTCCTCAATATCACTAATTTCCATGGTGCTATCCCATATGACCCGTCACCTTCCTGTGAATGTAGCCCAGAGGTCCAAAACTTCAAGGAGACGATTCAACAACTGGAAGGTCGCTTGGTAAGGCAAGATCACCAGATCCGAGAACTCATAGCAAAGATGGAGACACAAAACAGCCAGATGGGAGATCTCAAACGCACTATCCGAAATCTGGAGGAAAAAATTGCAGAAATGGAATCACAGCAGTGTAATGGTATTTTCCTGTGGAAGATTGAGAATTTCAGTGTTTACTTGAGAGCGCAAGAAGAAGAAAGGCCTGTTGTCATCCACAGCCCAGGCTTCTACACAGGGAGACCTGGCTACAAACTTTGCTTGCGGCTGCATATCCAGTCGCCGAATGCACAGCGCTGTGCCAACTATATTTCCCTTTTTGTTCATACGATGCAAGGGCACTATGACAGTCACCTGCCTTGGCCCTTCCAAGGCACCATACGGCTTTCTATCCTGGATCAGTCAGAAGGATTGTCAAGGCACAACCATGAGGAAGTGATGGATACCAAGCCTGAGCTGCTCGCTTTCCAGCGTCCCATGGTCGACCGCAACCCAAAAGGCTTTGGATATGTGACGTTTATGCAGTTGCAGAcgctaaaacaaaaaacatatatAAAGGAGGATACTATCCTAGTGCGCTGTGAGGTCATAACACGCTTAGACTTAAACAGTCTCCGAAGGGAGGGTTTTCAGCCTCGTAGTACTGATGGAACGGCATAG